One part of the Streptomyces lienomycini genome encodes these proteins:
- a CDS encoding diacylglycerol/lipid kinase family protein — MRALLVVNPAATTTSARTRDVLIHALASEMKLEAVTTEYRGHARDLGRQAARSDDIDLVVALGGDGTVNEVVNGLLHAGPDPEHLPGLAVVPGGSTNVFARALGLPNHAVEATGALLDALREGSERTVGLGLASGTPGTDDEAVPARWFTFNAGLGFDAGVVGRVEQHRERGRKSTHALYVRQVLRQLVGEPHRRSGTITLERAGEDPVTDLVLSIVSNTCPWTFLGNRPIYASPEASFDTALDVFGLSRLSTAAVARYGTQLLTSSPERGPRGRHAVSLHDLTEFTLHSKVPLPLQMDGDHLGLRTSVTFTGVRRALRVIV; from the coding sequence ATGCGTGCACTTCTCGTGGTCAATCCGGCGGCAACCACCACGAGCGCGCGCACGCGCGACGTGCTGATCCACGCGCTCGCGAGCGAGATGAAGCTGGAGGCGGTCACCACCGAGTACCGCGGCCACGCGCGCGACCTCGGCCGTCAGGCGGCGCGCAGCGACGACATCGACCTGGTGGTGGCCCTCGGCGGCGACGGGACGGTGAACGAGGTCGTCAACGGTCTGCTGCACGCGGGCCCCGACCCGGAGCACCTGCCCGGTCTCGCGGTGGTTCCCGGTGGTTCGACCAACGTCTTCGCCCGCGCGCTCGGCCTGCCCAACCACGCGGTGGAGGCCACCGGCGCCCTGCTGGACGCCCTGCGCGAGGGCAGCGAACGGACCGTCGGCCTCGGCCTGGCGTCGGGCACTCCGGGCACGGACGACGAGGCGGTCCCGGCGCGCTGGTTCACCTTCAACGCCGGACTGGGCTTCGACGCCGGCGTGGTCGGCCGCGTCGAACAGCACCGCGAGCGCGGCAGGAAGTCGACCCACGCGCTGTACGTCCGCCAGGTGCTGCGCCAGCTCGTCGGCGAGCCGCACCGCCGCAGCGGGACGATCACGCTGGAGCGGGCGGGCGAGGACCCGGTCACCGATCTGGTGCTGTCCATAGTCTCGAACACCTGCCCGTGGACGTTTCTCGGCAACCGCCCGATCTACGCGTCACCCGAGGCGTCGTTCGACACCGCGCTCGACGTCTTCGGACTCAGTCGGCTCTCGACGGCCGCGGTTGCCCGGTATGGCACCCAGTTGCTCACTTCGTCCCCCGAGCGCGGCCCGCGCGGCAGGCACGCGGTCTCCCTGCACGATCTGACCGAGTTCACCTTGCATTCGAAGGTGCCTCTGCCCCTTCAGATGGACGGTGACCACCTGGGGTTGCGCACCAGCGTGACGTTCACAGGCGTACGCCGTGCACTGCGTGTGATTGTGTGA
- a CDS encoding ATP-binding protein — protein MSQIAGEPATQDFVEVRLPAAGAYLSVLRTATAGLAARLDFTLDEIEDLRIAVDEACAILLQQAVPGSVLSCVFRLVDDSLEVTVSAPTTDGHAPSRDTFAWTVLSALAGKVSSAVDEDRTVSISLYKQRGAGPGPA, from the coding sequence TCCCAGATCGCAGGCGAGCCCGCGACCCAGGACTTCGTCGAAGTCCGGCTGCCGGCCGCGGGTGCCTACCTGTCGGTGCTGCGTACGGCGACGGCCGGCCTCGCAGCCCGTTTGGACTTCACCCTCGACGAGATCGAGGACCTGCGCATCGCAGTCGACGAGGCCTGCGCGATCCTGCTTCAGCAGGCCGTGCCCGGCTCGGTGCTCAGTTGTGTCTTCCGCCTCGTCGACGACTCGCTCGAGGTCACCGTCTCGGCGCCGACCACGGACGGCCACGCCCCTTCGCGGGACACCTTCGCCTGGACGGTGCTGTCCGCCCTCGCGGGCAAGGTCTCCTCCGCCGTGGACGAGGACAGAACCGTTTCGATCAGCCTCTACAAACAACGCGGCGCGGGACCCGGGCCGGCGTGA
- a CDS encoding RNA polymerase sigma factor SigF, which yields MRDGDGPVRDEERGTRELPAEGTRSPNEARRMADGIDGIPEQARPHPEDETSPEAVVPGDGQRAGDTPVPPVRAEAGARERATGGTMSEHERHSEGHAPGARGTQGTRHDPQDRSGARLLFAELRTLTKDSPEYAELRNRLVRMHLPLVEHLARRFRNRGEPLDDLTQVATIGLIKSVDRFDPDRGVEFSTYATPTVVGEIKRHFRDKGWAVRVPRRLQELRLALTTATAELSQLHGRSPTVHELAEKLAISEEEVLEGLESANAYSTLSLDVPDTDDESPAVADTLGAEDEALEGVEYRESLKPLLEDLPPREKRILLLRFFGNMTQSQIAQEVGISQMHVSRLLARTLAQLREKLLVEE from the coding sequence GTGAGGGACGGGGACGGGCCGGTGCGGGACGAAGAGCGCGGCACACGGGAGCTTCCGGCCGAGGGCACACGTTCTCCCAACGAGGCGCGACGCATGGCGGACGGCATCGACGGCATCCCCGAGCAGGCCCGGCCGCATCCGGAGGACGAGACCTCGCCCGAGGCCGTCGTGCCGGGCGACGGGCAGCGGGCCGGGGACACCCCCGTCCCGCCCGTCCGAGCGGAGGCGGGGGCTCGGGAAAGGGCGACGGGCGGGACGATGAGCGAGCACGAGCGACACTCCGAGGGCCACGCGCCGGGTGCGCGGGGCACGCAGGGCACCCGGCACGACCCGCAGGACCGCAGCGGTGCGCGCCTCCTGTTCGCCGAACTGCGCACCCTGACGAAGGACAGTCCCGAGTACGCGGAGTTGCGCAACCGGCTGGTCCGCATGCACCTGCCGCTCGTCGAGCATCTCGCGCGCCGCTTCCGCAACCGGGGCGAGCCCCTGGACGACCTCACCCAGGTCGCCACCATCGGGCTGATCAAGTCGGTCGACCGCTTCGACCCGGACCGCGGGGTGGAGTTCTCGACGTACGCGACGCCCACGGTCGTCGGCGAGATCAAGCGGCACTTCCGGGACAAGGGCTGGGCGGTGCGCGTCCCGCGCCGGCTCCAGGAGCTGCGGCTGGCCCTGACGACGGCCACGGCGGAGCTCTCCCAGCTGCACGGCCGCTCCCCCACGGTCCACGAGCTGGCCGAGAAGCTGGCGATCTCCGAGGAGGAGGTCCTGGAGGGCCTGGAGTCGGCCAACGCGTACTCCACGCTGTCCCTGGACGTCCCGGACACCGACGACGAGTCCCCGGCGGTCGCCGACACCCTCGGCGCCGAGGACGAGGCGCTGGAGGGCGTCGAGTACCGGGAGTCGCTCAAGCCGCTCCTGGAGGACCTGCCGCCGCGCGAGAAGCGGATCCTGCTGCTGCGCTTCTTCGGCAACATGACCCAGTCGCAGATCGCGCAGGAGGTCGGGATCTCGCAGATGCACGTGTCGCGTCTGCTGGCCCGCACCCTGGCGCAGCTGCGGGAGAAGCTGCTGGTCGAGGAGTAG
- a CDS encoding WhiB family transcriptional regulator, whose protein sequence is MDWRHRAVCREEDPELFFPIGNTGPALLQIEEAKAVCRRCPVMEQCLQWALESGQDSGVWGGLSEDERRAMKRRAARNRARQASA, encoded by the coding sequence ATGGACTGGCGTCACCGCGCCGTTTGCCGCGAGGAAGACCCCGAGCTCTTCTTCCCCATCGGCAACACCGGTCCCGCGCTGCTGCAGATCGAGGAAGCCAAGGCCGTCTGCCGTCGCTGCCCCGTCATGGAGCAGTGCCTGCAGTGGGCGCTCGAGTCCGGCCAGGACTCCGGCGTCTGGGGTGGTCTCAGCGAGGACGAGCGCCGCGCAATGAAGCGCCGTGCCGCCCGCAACCGGGCTCGTCAGGCCTCCGCCTGA